The Deinococcota bacterium genomic interval CACCACCGCCGAGGAGTCCATGTGGGCGGTAGCGAGGCCCGTCACCAGGTTGGTCGCGCCGGGGCCGCTGGTCGCAAAGCAGACGCCCACCTTGCCGCCGGCCCGGTAGTAGGCGTCGGCCATGTGCGCGCCGGCCTGCTCGTGGCGCACCAGGACGTGCTTGATGGGCGAGTCGTAAAGCGCGTCGTAGACGGGCATGATCGCCCCGCCGGGGTGGCCGAAGACGAGAGAGACGCCCCTCTGCTCGAGCGCCTTGAGTAGTGCGGCCGCGCCGTTCATCGCTCTTGACCTTTGCGTTCCTGTCGCCTTGTCACGGTTTCACTCCCTAACAGAAAAACCCCGCCAAGTGGTATGGCGGGGTGAGCTTTCGCGTCTAGAAAAGTCTAAACGACGACACCCCTACAACCTAGAATTAGGTTGGCCGAGGCAAGCAGGCAAATTGAGGCAGGCGTCACGTTCATCAAGGCGGAGTATACAGGTGGGCTCGGGGGCTGTCAAGCATGGGACCGCCTCGAGACCAGGGCAGCCACGATAAAGAGCGCCGCCTGGGTCAGAATGACGGTCGAACCGCTCGGCACGTCCAGGAAAAACGAGGCGACCAGACCAAAGGCGGTGCTGAAGAGGCTGAAGGCCACGCTGATGATGGTCATGGTGAAGAGCGAGCGCGACACGAGCCGAGCCGCCGCCGCGGGAATCACCAGGTAGGCCGCCACCAGAATAACGCCGACGACTTTGACGCTGGCGACCACCACCACCGCGGCCAGCGCGAAGAGGAGGTACTCGAGCATACCCACCCTGAGCCCGTCGGTCTGCGCCAGCTCCGCGTCGAAGGTGCTGTAGGCCAGGCGCTTCCACATCGGGATCATGAAGAGCACGGTCAGAGCGGCCACCCCGGCGATGACGTAGAGGTCGATCTGGCCGACACCCAAGATCGAGCCGAAGAGCAGATGCCAGGCGTCCACGGTGTACTCCTGGATGAGCCCGATGAAGAGGACGCCCAGCGCCACCGAGACCGCGAAGAAGATGCCGATGGAGGTGTCCGAGGAGAGCTTGGTGCGCTCGCGGACGAAGGCGATGCCCATCGCCGCGGCCAGGGTGAAGGGCACGGCCACGAAGAGCCACTGCCGCACGCCGAGCAAGAGACCCAGGGCGACGCCGCCAAAGGCCGCGTGGGCCAGGCCGTCGCCCAAAAAGGCCAGCCCCCGCTGCACGATAAAGACGCCCATGAGCCCGCCGACGAGAGCGACCAGCAGGCCCGCTAGAAGCGCACGCTGCATGAAGGGAAACTGAAAGATCTCGACGAGCTCGGCGATCACAGGATCAGGACCCCGTGCCCGTGGCCGATGTGGCCAAAGGCCTCCTGGAGACAACGTTCGCAGAGGGTCTCGGGGGGCAGGCCGAAACCATGCATCTTGCGGTTGATGACCACGACCCGGGTGGCGTGGTGGCGGGCGGCGGCGAGGTCGTGGGTGACCATCACCACGGTGGCGCCGGTCTCACCCTGGTAGCTCTCGAGCAGGTCGTAGAGGTCGTGCTCGGCCAGGAAATCGACGCCCGTGGCGGGCTCGTCGAGCAAGACGATGGCGGGCCGACGCACCAGGGCGCGCGCCAGAAAGGCCCGCTGCAATTCCCCACCGGAGAGCTTGGCCAGGGTGCGCGTGGCCAGTTTCCCCGCGCCGACCTGCTCGAGCGCGTCTCTCGCCCGCTCGCCCTCACGCTTCTTGACCCAGGTAGGCCAGCTCCGGCGCAGGCCCGAGACGACGAGCTCCAAGACCGTCGCCGGAAAGGAGCGGTCGAAGGTCTTGAGCTGCGGCACGTAGCCGATGCGCTCCGGCTGGCGTCCGGCGTCCGCGCCGAAGATGGCGGCGTGGCCTCGCTGTGGCTTGATGATTCCAAGCGCCACCTTGACCAGCGTCGATTTTCCCGCCCCGTTGGGGCCGACGATAGCCAAAAACTCGCCGGCAGGGAGGTCGAAGGAGACATCGTCGAGCGCCTCCACCACGCCGAAGCGGACGCTGACGTGGTGAAAGTGCAGGGCGGGAGGCGCAACAGGAATCATTGCGGCCGTTGTGGTGGGATTTGAGGCTCGGGTCAAGGTCATGTCGCGCCGTGCTTCTAAAAGGCTAGCATGCGCCGCGACCCTTGGGTTGTCGCGGCGCGGTAGGAGAGAACGCCTACTCGACGCTTACTCGTCCTGTGCCAGGGCTTCCAGCAGCACCTGGGCGTTATGGCGCAGGAGGTCCTGGTAGGTCTCGGTCTCGGCGGTGCCGCCCAGAGGGTCCATGGTGTAGAGGGGGAGCCCGGCGCTCTCGGCGACGACTTCGGCGGGACGCCTCGAGAGCTGCGGTTCGGTGAAGATGGCGCGGGCACCCGAGCCTTCGATGTCGGCGAGCGCGTCGCGCAGATAGGCCGGGCTGGGTTCGCGGCCGGAGAAGGGCTCGATCTCGACGATCAGGTCGAGGCCGTAGCGCTCGGCGAAGTAGGGCCAGGCGTCGTGGAAGGGCACAAAAGCCTCGCCCGCTATGGACGCCAGCATCTCGCGCAGCTCGGCGTCGAGCGCCTCGAGATCAGTCACCAGCGTCTCGCCGTTGGCGCGGTAGGCCTCGGCGTTGTCGGGGTCGAGCTCGGCGAGCGCTGCGGCGATGACGGGCACCGCCTGGACCATCAACATGGGGTCGAGCCAGATGTGCGAGTTGATGGGGCCGTGGTCGTGGGCATGCTCATCGTCGTGGGCGTCATCATGGTGCTCGTCGTCGTGGTGCTCATCGTCGTGGTGCTCGTCGTCATGGTGCTCATCGTGCTCGCCGTGCTCGTCTTCGCCGTGCTCATGGTCGTGGTCCGTTTCGATGGCCGCGAACTCGATCTCCTCGAAGAGTTCCACGACCGGCGCGCTGCTGCCGCTGGCCTCGACGAGACCCTGCAACCAACCGTCGATGCCGTAGCCGCCGACCATGATGACGAGATCGGCCTCGGCGATGCGGGCGACGTCACGGGGCGTCGGGTCGAAGGTGTGGGGCGACATGCCGGGCGGCAGGACGCGCACCACCTCGGCGTGGTCGCCGGCGATCTGCCGGGTCAGGTCGTAGACGGGATGAATGGAGGTGATGACGGTAGGTTGGGCCAAGGCCGCCGTCCCAAAGAGTTTTACAGTTAGGAGCATCATCGTCAGGACAACTCGCTTCATGATTACCTTCCTCTTGCGGAGTCTCAGCTTCACTAGGTTCTAAAAATGATAAATGATTATCATCACTTATCAATCTATCCTATCGGCCTCTTCCTGTGATGTCAATCCTTTAGCCATCCAAGTGCCCGCCGTGCGACCATCCCGCCCGACGGGCACGTGCTGGCGACAAAGCCTTTCATAAAACCCAAGTGGCCAGCCGCCGAGGAGGTTCAGAAACCTTTCCCAGTTCAAGGGATGATCCTGACGGTAGAAGGAGCCGAACTCGCCGGCCTCACCCTCGGCGTTCGAGGTATGCTGGCGAACCGTGAGCCGTTTGCCGCGCGCCTTTTTTGCTCGAGCCGCCGAGGAGGTGGCCCCGGCCCTGCTCGGCGCCGTCCTCGTCTGCGCGGGGGAGGGCGGCCTGCGCCGCGGCCGCGTCGTCGAGACCGAGGCCTATGTGGGCGCGCACGATCTGGCCTGCCACGCCGCCAAGGGGCGCACGCGGCGCACCGAGGTGATGTTCGGCCCGGCCGGACACCTCTACGTCTACCTCATCTACGGCATGTACGACCTGCTCAACGTGGTGACCGGTCCGACGGGCGACACCCAGGCGGTGCTCGTCCGCGCCCTCGAGCCGGTGACCGGCATCGCAGGGCGCACGGACGGGCCCGGCCGGCTCAGCCGGGCGCTGGGCGTCACGAGGGGGCACAACGGCCTCGACCTCTGCGCGCCCGCGAGCCCGCTCTGGCTCGAGGCGGGGCCGAGGCCGGAGCGCCTAGGCGTAGGGCCGCGCGTGGGCATCGACTACGCCGGGGCCTGGCGCGAGGCGCCGCTCAGGTTCTACGACGCCGCCAGCGCTTTCGTCTCGAGGCCGCCGCGTAGTCGGGCCGGCTAGACAGGGGCCGGCTAGACAGGGACTGGCTAGCTCACGGGTCGCTCGAAGGGACGGCAGCCAACGCGGGCGGGCGCGCCTTGGACGCCTGGAGCACGGCTCGAGAAACAAAAAAAGGGCGCCTCTAGGGCGCCTTGGTTGTGAAGCTCGGCCTCAGTAGGCCGAGGAAGTCACTTTGACGTTCTTGGCTTGCAGGCCCTTGGGACCCTGCTCGACCTCGAACTCGACGGTGTCGCCTTCGTTCAGGCTGCGGTAGCCGCCGGTGTCCTGAAGCGCCGAGAAGTGACAGAAGACATCCTTGCCGCCGTCACCCTGCTCGATAAAGCCAAAACCTTTTTCGTCGCTGAACCATTTTACTTTACCCGTTGCCATGTTCTAACCATCTTTCTTGTCGTCGGCCCTCTCTTGACGGGGCCCAAACAAAAGTGTTCTCGGGCGAACCCGAATCGCAAAAACCCGTTGGTCTTAAAACGATGGTCTAGTATAGCCCAGCCCCGCGAAAAACACAAATCGCCGGACGCTACAATGTTCACTACACGGTTCAGGCGCCCACGATAAGGACCTCGTACTCGAGCACGTCCTCGACCGTATACTGCCTGCCCGAGAGCTGCGACAGGCCCCAGAGCAGGTAGCCGAGCGCGCTAAGCTCGACGGCCTCGGGGCGGCCGCTGAGCCAGCCGCGCAGGGTCTCGGCGGCGACGTGCTCAGCGATTGTCTCCGCAAGCTGGGCGGCCGTGGCGCCTTCGCGCTCGAGCAGCTCGGCGAGCTTCCACTTGATGCCAAAGGGCTTTTCCATAACGCATGATAGCGCGATCTTCGGGTCAGCCCTGTACCAATTGCCTGCCGTCCTCAGGTCCGCTGCCGCCATCAGCCGCCCCGTGAGCCCTCCTGCAAAAACCTGCTCATGAGCAGGTTGTCGTCGTAGCCGCTCGAGGTCTTGATCTGCCGCCGCTCCCGGCCCTCGAGCACGAAGCCCTCGGCCTGATAGAGAGCGACCGCCGCGGCGTTGCTGGCGCGCACGTTGAGCTGCACCTTCTCCACGCCCACCTCCTCGGCCCAGTCGCAGGCGCAGGCCAGGAGGCGCCGGCCCAGACCCTGGCGGCGCCGCTCCCGGCTGACCGCCAGGGTGAGCATGGCGACGTGCTTCATCTTGGCGGTGAAAAAGCGGTTGAGCTCGAGCCAAGCGTAGAGCCGCGGCGGCTGTCCGTTCGCCCAGTGGCCCGCCACCAGGTAGAGTTCCATCTCGGTCTCGAGGCCGCGCAGCCGGCGCCGCAGGCGTTCGGCGGACGGCGGGCCGTCGCCCACGAACCACAGGTCCTCATGGTAGATAGAGGTTTGCAGGCCGACGAGCGCGTCGGCGTCGTCGGGCTGAGCGCCGCGTATCCGCGCGGAGGGAACGGAAGAGGGCATCCCGCCCAGTATATCTG includes:
- a CDS encoding metal ABC transporter permease, yielding MQRALLAGLLVALVGGLMGVFIVQRGLAFLGDGLAHAAFGGVALGLLLGVRQWLFVAVPFTLAAAMGIAFVRERTKLSSDTSIGIFFAVSVALGVLFIGLIQEYTVDAWHLLFGSILGVGQIDLYVIAGVAALTVLFMIPMWKRLAYSTFDAELAQTDGLRVGMLEYLLFALAAVVVVASVKVVGVILVAAYLVIPAAAARLVSRSLFTMTIISVAFSLFSTAFGLVASFFLDVPSGSTVILTQAALFIVAALVSRRSHA
- a CDS encoding ABC transporter ATP-binding protein, with the translated sequence MIPVAPPALHFHHVSVRFGVVEALDDVSFDLPAGEFLAIVGPNGAGKSTLVKVALGIIKPQRGHAAIFGADAGRQPERIGYVPQLKTFDRSFPATVLELVVSGLRRSWPTWVKKREGERARDALEQVGAGKLATRTLAKLSGGELQRAFLARALVRRPAIVLLDEPATGVDFLAEHDLYDLLESYQGETGATVVMVTHDLAAARHHATRVVVINRKMHGFGLPPETLCERCLQEAFGHIGHGHGVLIL
- a CDS encoding metal ABC transporter substrate-binding protein, whose translation is MKRVVLTMMLLTVKLFGTAALAQPTVITSIHPVYDLTRQIAGDHAEVVRVLPPGMSPHTFDPTPRDVARIAEADLVIMVGGYGIDGWLQGLVEASGSSAPVVELFEEIEFAAIETDHDHEHGEDEHGEHDEHHDDEHHDDEHHDDEHHDDAHDDEHAHDHGPINSHIWLDPMLMVQAVPVIAAALAELDPDNAEAYRANGETLVTDLEALDAELREMLASIAGEAFVPFHDAWPYFAERYGLDLIVEIEPFSGREPSPAYLRDALADIEGSGARAIFTEPQLSRRPAEVVAESAGLPLYTMDPLGGTAETETYQDLLRHNAQVLLEALAQDE
- a CDS encoding DNA-3-methyladenine glycosylase, producing MSRLPRAFFARAAEEVAPALLGAVLVCAGEGGLRRGRVVETEAYVGAHDLACHAAKGRTRRTEVMFGPAGHLYVYLIYGMYDLLNVVTGPTGDTQAVLVRALEPVTGIAGRTDGPGRLSRALGVTRGHNGLDLCAPASPLWLEAGPRPERLGVGPRVGIDYAGAWREAPLRFYDAASAFVSRPPRSRAG
- a CDS encoding cold-shock protein, encoding MATGKVKWFSDEKGFGFIEQGDGGKDVFCHFSALQDTGGYRSLNEGDTVEFEVEQGPKGLQAKNVKVTSSAY
- a CDS encoding GNAT family N-acetyltransferase; amino-acid sequence: MPSSVPSARIRGAQPDDADALVGLQTSIYHEDLWFVGDGPPSAERLRRRLRGLETEMELYLVAGHWANGQPPRLYAWLELNRFFTAKMKHVAMLTLAVSRERRRQGLGRRLLACACDWAEEVGVEKVQLNVRASNAAAVALYQAEGFVLEGRERRQIKTSSGYDDNLLMSRFLQEGSRGG